One window of the Actinomyces wuliandei genome contains the following:
- a CDS encoding DUF3566 domain-containing protein, giving the protein MSQPISIPPGGGPPQPAGDAVSVMEATSSGSDAEEKKSKKKITGPRRVRLALTRIDPWSVMKASFLLSFAAGIMVIVATAFTWLMLDAMRVFSTIEDLARTVAGEDSNAFTALMTYLQLPRALAMSTIVAVVNMILITALATVGAFLYNITATLVGGIHLTLADE; this is encoded by the coding sequence ATGAGCCAGCCGATATCCATCCCGCCTGGTGGCGGGCCGCCCCAGCCTGCGGGAGATGCCGTGTCTGTCATGGAGGCGACGTCTTCCGGGTCGGACGCGGAAGAGAAGAAGTCCAAGAAGAAGATCACTGGTCCACGGCGGGTGCGGCTCGCGCTCACCCGGATCGATCCGTGGTCAGTGATGAAGGCCTCCTTCCTGCTGAGCTTTGCAGCAGGGATCATGGTCATCGTGGCCACTGCTTTTACATGGCTGATGCTGGACGCTATGAGGGTCTTCTCCACGATTGAGGACCTGGCCAGGACAGTCGCGGGTGAGGACTCCAACGCCTTCACCGCCCTCATGACCTACCTGCAGCTGCCACGCGCCCTTGCGATGTCAACGATCGTCGCAGTCGTCAACATGATTCTTATCACTGCTCTGGCGACGGTGGGGGCCTTCCTGTACAACATCACTGCCACCCTAGTCGGTGGGATTCATCTCACGCTCGCCGACGAGTAA
- the recF gene encoding DNA replication/repair protein RecF (All proteins in this family for which functions are known are DNA-binding proteins that assist the filamentation of RecA onto DNA for the initiation of recombination or recombinational repair.) yields MYLSDLSLDNFRSYENLVLSLDPGPTAFVGPNGQGKTNLVEAVAYMAMLSSHRAGADTALVRRAPAGSPQPQGAVLRARVVHTDRPTVLEIEIIAGKANRARINRGNCRPRDLLGILRAVVFAPEDLAVVREEPSLRRRLLDDLAVTLRPGLAGVLAEHSKILSQRASLLKSARAARSRVGGRESLLSTLEVWDAQLADVASRLIAARIEVLRRLRPWVESSYRTVSAGQSSAQIAYRSSLCAHEGTGDPDPQQEETWYDTEEALRDPAAVAARLRTAMAQLHEREIDRGASLVGAHRDDLSLFLGGLPARGFASHGEQWSLALALRLASYEMLRHGADTYGGDAEPVLILDDVFASLDRQRRRALAEMVAGARQVLLTAAVDADVPAELDGARFHVLGGRVTSG; encoded by the coding sequence GTGTACCTCTCCGATCTCTCCCTGGACAACTTCCGTTCCTACGAGAACCTGGTTCTCTCTCTGGACCCCGGGCCCACCGCCTTCGTGGGTCCCAACGGCCAGGGAAAGACCAACCTGGTAGAGGCTGTCGCCTATATGGCGATGCTCTCGTCGCACCGGGCTGGTGCGGACACGGCTCTGGTACGACGCGCTCCTGCTGGTTCTCCCCAGCCTCAGGGAGCTGTTCTGAGAGCAAGAGTGGTGCACACGGACCGTCCTACTGTCCTGGAGATCGAGATCATCGCAGGGAAGGCCAACAGGGCTAGGATAAATCGTGGAAACTGCCGTCCTCGGGACCTGCTGGGAATCCTGCGAGCCGTTGTCTTCGCTCCGGAGGACCTTGCCGTGGTGCGTGAGGAGCCTAGCCTGCGCCGCCGTCTCTTGGACGACCTGGCGGTCACGCTGCGGCCAGGACTAGCAGGTGTGCTTGCCGAGCACTCCAAGATCCTCTCCCAGAGAGCCAGCCTCCTGAAATCGGCGCGCGCTGCGCGATCACGTGTGGGGGGCAGGGAGTCGCTGCTCTCCACTCTGGAGGTCTGGGACGCCCAGCTCGCTGATGTCGCCTCGCGTCTTATCGCGGCCCGGATCGAGGTGCTACGGCGGCTGCGTCCCTGGGTGGAGTCGTCCTACAGGACGGTCTCCGCAGGGCAGTCCTCCGCCCAGATTGCCTACCGCTCCAGTCTGTGTGCCCACGAAGGGACCGGAGATCCTGACCCACAGCAGGAGGAGACCTGGTATGACACCGAGGAGGCACTTCGTGACCCGGCTGCGGTTGCTGCACGGCTGAGGACGGCGATGGCTCAGCTTCACGAGCGGGAGATTGACAGGGGAGCAAGTCTTGTCGGCGCGCATCGCGACGACCTCAGCCTGTTCCTGGGAGGTCTGCCTGCCAGAGGGTTTGCCTCTCACGGGGAGCAGTGGTCGCTCGCCCTGGCCCTACGACTGGCCTCCTACGAGATGCTGCGCCACGGTGCCGACACCTATGGTGGTGACGCCGAGCCCGTTCTCATCCTTGACGACGTCTTCGCCTCACTGGACCGGCAGCGGCGCCGTGCGCTGGCTGAGATGGTTGCAGGTGCCCGGCAGGTGCTGCTGACGGCGGCAGTGGACGCCGACGTTCCTGCAGAGCTTGACGGGGCGCGTTTTCATGTCCTGGGAGGGAGGGTGACCAGTGGCTGA
- the gyrA gene encoding DNA gyrase subunit A produces MEMQRSYLDYAMSVIVGRALPDVRDGLKPVHRRVLYAMYDGGYRPSASFSKSSRVVGDVMGNYHPHGDSAIYDALARLVQWWSLRYPLVAGQGNFGTPGNLGPAAPRYTECKMAPLAMEMVRDIDEESVDFQDNYDGRNQEPAILPSRFPSLLVNGSEGIAVGMATRIPPHNLREVASGVQWFLSHPEASREELLEALVARIPGPDFPTGATILGRRGIENAYRTGRGSITQRAVVEVEEIQGRQCLVVTELPYQVNPDNLADKIAQLVREGQVQGIADIRDETSGRTGQRLVIVLKRDAVAKVVLNNLYKRTQLQDNFPANMLALVDGVPRTLSLDGFVRHWVSHQIDVIVRRSRFRLRKAEERLHILRGLLAAIDALDAVIALIRRSPTTEEARQGLMDLLGVDEAQAEAILSLQLRRLAALERLKIQQESDDLTARVADLRDIIASPDRQRGIVSSELAEIVDKYGDERRTTIVPFDGEMSMEDLIPEEEVVVTITRSGYAKRTRTDAYRSQHRGGKGVKGAVLREDDVVSHFFVTTTHRWLLFFTNLGRVYRAKGYELPEGGRDSRGQHVANLLAFQPGEEIAQVMELTDYGQADYLVLATRRGLVKKTRLQEYNSNRSGGVIAINLRQDEEGRADELVSARLVSEGQDLLLVSHHGQSLRFHADDATLRPTGRATSGVTGMRFRPGDSLLAMDVIDPSWTEADLFVVTEAGYAKRTNVADYPVKGRGGLGVKVANLVEERGELVGALTTAPSDEVMCIMASGKVVRSAVCEVSVTGRTTQGVTFAKPDEGDRIIAVARNAERDLDSPEVPEAAEDATRPSDTEAPGSAPDLATQAGTDASTTGEAVALTGEESEVEA; encoded by the coding sequence ATGGAGATGCAGCGCTCCTACCTTGACTACGCCATGAGCGTCATTGTCGGACGTGCGCTGCCGGACGTGCGTGACGGGCTGAAGCCTGTTCACAGGCGCGTTCTCTATGCCATGTACGACGGCGGGTACCGGCCTAGCGCCTCCTTCTCCAAGTCCTCCCGCGTGGTGGGTGACGTGATGGGGAACTACCATCCCCACGGGGACAGTGCCATCTACGACGCCCTGGCTCGTCTGGTCCAGTGGTGGTCTCTGCGCTACCCCCTGGTGGCCGGTCAGGGAAACTTTGGTACCCCGGGAAACCTGGGCCCGGCCGCACCCCGTTACACCGAGTGCAAGATGGCTCCCCTGGCCATGGAGATGGTTCGCGACATTGACGAGGAAAGCGTCGACTTCCAGGACAACTATGACGGGCGTAACCAGGAGCCGGCGATTCTTCCCTCCCGGTTCCCCAGTTTGCTGGTTAACGGTTCGGAGGGGATTGCGGTGGGTATGGCCACCCGCATCCCTCCGCACAACCTGCGTGAGGTCGCCAGCGGTGTTCAGTGGTTCCTCTCCCATCCCGAGGCGTCCCGCGAAGAGCTTCTTGAGGCCCTTGTCGCCCGGATTCCTGGCCCTGACTTCCCTACTGGTGCCACGATCTTGGGACGTCGCGGTATTGAGAACGCCTACCGCACCGGTCGCGGCTCGATCACCCAGCGTGCGGTGGTGGAGGTTGAGGAGATCCAGGGACGCCAGTGCCTTGTGGTGACAGAGCTGCCCTACCAGGTTAATCCTGACAACCTGGCCGACAAGATTGCCCAGCTGGTGCGTGAGGGCCAGGTCCAGGGTATCGCTGACATTCGTGATGAGACCTCGGGACGTACTGGTCAGAGGCTGGTGATCGTCCTCAAGCGCGACGCTGTCGCCAAGGTAGTGCTCAACAACCTGTACAAGCGCACCCAGCTGCAGGACAACTTCCCTGCGAACATGCTGGCCCTGGTCGACGGTGTGCCTCGCACCCTGAGCCTGGACGGGTTTGTGCGTCACTGGGTCTCCCACCAGATTGACGTCATCGTGCGGCGGTCACGCTTCCGGCTTCGCAAGGCGGAGGAGCGGCTGCACATCCTACGTGGTCTTCTGGCTGCTATTGACGCCCTGGACGCCGTGATCGCCCTCATCCGCCGCTCGCCTACCACCGAGGAGGCCAGGCAGGGGCTTATGGACCTGCTAGGAGTCGACGAGGCACAGGCTGAGGCCATCCTCTCTCTCCAGCTGCGTCGCCTGGCTGCCCTGGAACGTCTGAAGATCCAGCAGGAGTCTGACGACCTCACCGCCCGTGTGGCCGACCTGCGCGACATTATTGCCAGTCCTGACCGCCAGCGCGGCATCGTCTCCTCCGAGCTGGCGGAGATCGTGGACAAGTATGGTGACGAGCGACGTACGACAATCGTGCCCTTCGACGGTGAGATGAGCATGGAGGACCTCATCCCCGAGGAGGAGGTGGTGGTGACGATCACTCGTTCCGGCTACGCCAAGCGGACCCGTACTGATGCCTATCGGTCCCAGCACCGGGGGGGCAAAGGAGTCAAGGGTGCGGTCCTGCGGGAGGACGACGTGGTCAGCCACTTCTTCGTCACTACGACTCACCGCTGGTTGCTCTTCTTCACCAACTTGGGACGGGTCTACCGGGCCAAGGGCTATGAGCTCCCGGAGGGAGGTCGCGACTCCAGGGGCCAGCACGTGGCGAACCTCCTCGCCTTCCAGCCCGGGGAGGAGATTGCCCAGGTCATGGAGCTCACGGACTACGGGCAGGCAGACTACCTCGTGCTCGCCACACGCCGGGGCCTGGTGAAGAAGACCAGGCTTCAGGAGTACAACTCCAACCGTTCCGGAGGGGTTATCGCTATCAACCTGCGCCAGGACGAGGAGGGAAGAGCCGACGAGCTGGTCTCTGCGCGCCTGGTCTCCGAGGGTCAGGACCTGCTGCTGGTCTCCCACCACGGCCAGTCGCTGCGTTTTCACGCGGATGACGCCACGTTGCGGCCAACCGGGCGTGCGACGAGCGGCGTCACCGGTATGCGCTTCCGGCCGGGAGACTCGTTGCTTGCCATGGACGTCATTGACCCCTCCTGGACGGAGGCGGACCTGTTCGTGGTGACTGAGGCAGGTTACGCCAAGCGAACCAACGTGGCTGACTACCCTGTCAAGGGGAGGGGCGGCCTGGGGGTCAAGGTGGCCAACCTGGTAGAGGAGCGTGGCGAGCTGGTGGGGGCGCTGACAACTGCGCCCAGTGACGAGGTCATGTGCATCATGGCTTCTGGGAAGGTCGTGCGCTCTGCCGTCTGCGAGGTCTCGGTCACCGGAAGGACGACACAGGGTGTGACCTTTGCCAAGCCTGATGAGGGTGACCGCATCATCGCGGTGGCTCGTAACGCCGAGCGGGACCTCGACAGCCCGGAGGTGCCTGAGGCAGCCGAGGATGCTACGAGGCCATCTGACACGGAGGCTCCTGGCTCGGCGCCAGATCTGGCCACTCAGGCAGGCACGGATGCGAGCACCACGGGTGAGGCGGTAGCGTTGACCGGTGAGGAGAGCGAGGTAGAGGCATGA
- the dnaA gene encoding chromosomal replication initiator protein DnaA, translating into MPDAANTQWLSALEVLSTSGELGQGKMSMIRMTHVIDVDGTLVLVVGSAFAKDIVEQSRVPIAAAVAQVWGHSVPIEVTVDTSSEGTSLSRSVPSRPQEPINLATARPPHDTASGHNGMPLSAGYRTNPPNDGTDIYPQTPSADEYAVPPGTVPVPTRGEPAPGAGHPSIPQPQGTTSSSIVPSTTGTSATRTSHRTAASSSAVTYPPSSALLTPNAADDISQLNPRYTFDTYVTGSSNRFAHATALAVAEAPARAYNPLFIYGGSGLGKTHLLHAIGHYSRTLNPGIRVKYVNSEVFVSDFIACVRDGNQDDGRMEGFKRRYREVDILLVDDIQFLQGKESTLEEFFHTFNSLHSSGKQVVLTSDQPPKALGGLDERLRSRFEWGLLADVQPPDLETRIAILSRKGSAEGLDLPLDVLEYIASRVTTNIRELEGALIRVTAFASLNKQPVDHTLAEMVLKDLISDPEGQEITASLIMAQTSDYFGITIDDLCSANRSRTIVSARHIAMYLCRELTDLSLPKIGREFGGRDHTTVMSADKKIRTLMAERRSTFNQVTELTSRIKQAAQSPQH; encoded by the coding sequence GTGCCCGATGCAGCCAACACCCAGTGGCTTTCCGCACTGGAGGTCCTCTCCACCTCAGGAGAACTAGGGCAAGGCAAGATGTCGATGATCCGTATGACTCACGTCATCGACGTAGACGGTACTCTCGTTCTTGTTGTGGGATCTGCCTTCGCCAAGGACATCGTGGAGCAGTCACGAGTACCTATCGCTGCCGCAGTCGCCCAGGTCTGGGGGCACTCGGTGCCCATCGAGGTGACCGTTGACACTTCTTCAGAAGGGACCAGTCTTAGCAGGTCCGTCCCCTCCAGACCCCAGGAACCGATCAACCTGGCCACGGCGCGCCCACCCCATGACACCGCTTCGGGCCACAACGGGATGCCGCTGAGCGCTGGCTACCGGACTAACCCACCAAACGACGGTACCGACATCTACCCTCAGACCCCCTCTGCCGACGAGTACGCCGTACCGCCTGGCACGGTACCCGTCCCCACCAGGGGTGAACCCGCTCCCGGTGCAGGTCACCCCAGCATCCCCCAACCCCAGGGAACGACTTCCTCGTCCATTGTTCCCTCAACTACTGGTACCTCAGCCACCAGGACCTCTCACCGTACCGCTGCGTCCTCCTCCGCAGTGACGTACCCACCTTCCTCAGCCCTGCTGACCCCCAACGCCGCTGACGACATCTCCCAACTCAACCCGCGCTACACCTTTGACACCTACGTGACAGGCTCCTCTAACCGGTTCGCCCACGCCACTGCCCTCGCCGTGGCCGAGGCACCTGCCCGCGCTTACAATCCTTTATTTATATACGGGGGATCGGGCTTGGGGAAGACACATCTTCTCCATGCTATCGGACACTACTCACGAACGCTTAACCCTGGCATCCGTGTCAAGTACGTCAACTCTGAGGTCTTTGTCTCAGACTTCATCGCTTGCGTGCGCGACGGCAACCAGGACGACGGCCGCATGGAAGGATTCAAGCGACGCTACCGCGAGGTAGACATCCTTCTCGTCGACGACATCCAGTTCCTCCAGGGGAAAGAGTCCACCCTGGAGGAGTTCTTCCACACCTTCAACTCTCTGCACTCCTCCGGCAAGCAGGTGGTCCTTACCTCCGACCAGCCTCCTAAGGCGCTGGGAGGTCTCGACGAGCGCCTGCGGTCACGCTTCGAGTGGGGCCTGCTAGCCGATGTCCAGCCTCCCGACCTGGAAACTCGTATCGCGATACTCTCACGCAAGGGATCTGCCGAGGGCCTTGATCTTCCCCTGGACGTCCTGGAGTACATCGCCTCACGCGTCACGACCAACATCCGTGAGCTCGAGGGAGCGCTTATCAGAGTCACCGCCTTCGCCTCCCTCAACAAGCAACCAGTAGACCACACGCTGGCAGAGATGGTTCTAAAGGACCTCATCTCTGACCCGGAGGGACAAGAGATCACGGCCTCGCTCATCATGGCGCAGACCTCTGACTACTTTGGTATCACCATCGACGACCTGTGCTCCGCCAACCGCTCCCGCACGATCGTGTCCGCCCGCCACATCGCCATGTACCTGTGCCGCGAGCTCACCGACCTCTCGTTGCCCAAGATCGGTCGTGAGTTTGGGGGACGCGACCACACCACGGTCATGAGCGCCGACAAGAAGATCCGCACCCTGATGGCTGAACGCCGCTCCACCTTCAACCAGGTCACAGAGCTGACCAGTCGGATTAAGCAGGCTGCACAGTCCCCACAGCACTGA
- a CDS encoding DUF721 domain-containing protein yields the protein MAPWDLRRERARALQPGEDPDDRGPGLARGRDRPGPTPYDPCTGREELHRIVAGHGWADRLAVAWTVSRWPSIVGEQVAQHCTVESFDTDQVTVRASSSSWAQQLRLLQPTIEARVAEAMKSAPGGTADVRSRPGQTGRRSPVALRILGPAAPSWRHRGVGLHGARGPRDTYG from the coding sequence GTGGCACCGTGGGACCTTCGACGTGAGCGTGCCCGTGCTCTGCAGCCGGGTGAGGACCCGGATGACCGTGGACCTGGGTTGGCACGCGGGCGGGACCGACCCGGTCCCACTCCCTACGACCCGTGCACGGGCCGCGAGGAGCTGCACCGTATTGTCGCTGGTCACGGATGGGCGGACAGGCTTGCTGTAGCGTGGACCGTGTCGCGATGGCCCAGTATTGTGGGAGAACAGGTTGCTCAGCACTGCACTGTGGAGTCTTTTGACACCGACCAGGTTACTGTGCGTGCCTCGTCCTCCAGCTGGGCCCAGCAGCTGCGGTTGCTTCAGCCCACTATCGAGGCGCGTGTCGCCGAGGCGATGAAGTCGGCACCTGGAGGCACGGCGGACGTGAGGAGTCGTCCAGGGCAGACTGGGCGACGCTCGCCTGTGGCGCTGCGGATTCTCGGGCCCGCAGCACCGAGCTGGCGACATCGAGGAGTGGGGCTACACGGCGCGCGTGGTCCTCGCGACACTTACGGGTAA
- the dnaN gene encoding DNA polymerase III subunit beta, translated as MKLRVDRDVLAEAVTWTARSVPARPPVPVLAGVRLEAAGATLVLASFDYEVSARSEIAAEVEEEGVVLVSGRLLADIAKSLPNKPVELEVKGTKVTVTCGSSRFSLAAMAADDYPALPALPAVAGTVDAHDLARAVAQVSAAASRDDTLPLLTSVQIEVEGESLVLMATDRYRLAMREMTWNPSHAEISTTALLKARTLSDVAKSLTSSGEITLALSDDSTSSGLIGFEAGGRRTTSLLTDGDYPPVRRLFPETTTIHATVGTEELMAAVRRVSLVAERSTPVHMTFTQGALSLDAGQSDDAQASEQLVSHLEGEDITTAFNPAFLLDGLGALEHPYVRLDFTHSSKPAVLTGVDSVGGDEDHRFRYLIMPIRFGA; from the coding sequence GTGAAGCTCAGGGTTGATCGTGACGTCCTCGCTGAAGCTGTGACCTGGACCGCTCGTTCCGTCCCGGCTCGTCCGCCGGTACCTGTCCTGGCCGGAGTGCGCCTGGAGGCCGCAGGGGCAACCTTGGTCCTGGCCTCTTTTGACTACGAGGTGTCGGCACGTAGCGAGATTGCCGCCGAGGTAGAGGAGGAGGGCGTCGTCCTGGTGTCGGGGAGGCTGCTTGCCGACATCGCCAAGTCCCTGCCCAACAAGCCCGTGGAACTTGAGGTCAAAGGTACCAAGGTCACTGTCACCTGCGGGTCGTCACGCTTCTCCCTGGCCGCCATGGCAGCCGACGACTATCCTGCCCTGCCTGCCCTGCCTGCCGTGGCGGGGACAGTAGACGCTCATGACCTGGCCCGGGCAGTGGCACAGGTCTCTGCCGCAGCCTCACGTGACGACACCCTCCCTCTGCTCACCAGCGTGCAGATAGAAGTTGAGGGGGAGTCACTGGTCCTGATGGCCACTGATCGTTACCGGCTCGCGATGCGTGAGATGACATGGAACCCGTCGCACGCGGAGATCTCCACGACAGCACTGCTCAAGGCCCGAACCCTGTCTGACGTCGCCAAGTCCCTGACCTCCTCGGGTGAGATCACCCTTGCCCTATCTGACGACAGCACCTCGTCGGGGCTCATTGGTTTCGAGGCAGGCGGACGACGAACCACCTCCCTGCTCACTGACGGTGACTACCCGCCTGTACGTCGGCTGTTCCCAGAGACGACGACCATTCACGCCACCGTCGGGACTGAGGAGCTTATGGCTGCGGTCCGGCGCGTCAGCCTGGTTGCTGAACGGTCAACACCTGTCCACATGACCTTCACCCAGGGTGCACTCTCCCTTGACGCAGGTCAGAGTGACGACGCACAGGCCTCCGAGCAGCTTGTGTCCCACCTTGAGGGCGAGGACATCACGACTGCCTTCAACCCTGCCTTCCTGCTGGACGGCCTGGGGGCGCTGGAGCATCCTTACGTCAGGCTTGACTTCACGCACTCGTCCAAGCCTGCGGTACTTACCGGCGTCGACTCCGTTGGTGGTGACGAGGACCATCGCTTCCGCTACCTCATCATGCCGATTCGGTTCGGTGCCTGA
- the gyrB gene encoding DNA topoisomerase (ATP-hydrolyzing) subunit B, which translates to MTTSEAASSGGLDPTASGSKDYGASDITVLEGLEAVRKRPGMYIGSTGERGLHHLVYEVVDNSVDEALAGYCDHIEVTLLADGGVRVTDNGRGIPVDNHPTEQRPTVEVVMTILHAGGKFGGGGYAVSGGLHGVGISVVNALSTHVETEVRRQGYVWRMSFAEGGKPVTDLVRGAPTQDTGTTQTFYPDPAVFETVSFDYETLRRRFQQMAFLNRGLRITLTDERAGVQDSGDEITGDEAGPADDPVVGHRGVSYCYEHGLRDYVAFLNTSKKTDLIHPEIIAFEAEQVAEDGRSISLEIAMQWTSAYSESVHTYANTINTTEGGTHEEGFRTALTTLVNKYARERGLLKDKEDNLTGDDVREGLTAVISVKLSEPQFEGQTKTKLGNTEARTFVQQTVYAQLGDWLDSHPADAKAVVAKAIQAATARLAARKAREATRRKGVLESASMPGKLRDCSSRVAEECEIFIVEGDSAGGSAVGGRDPEHQAIMPIRGKILNVEKARLDRALSSETIRSLITAFGTGIGEDFDISRLRYGKIVIMADADVDGQHIATLLLTLLFRYMRPLIEHGHAYIAMPPLYRLKWVGADHEFAYSDAERDQLLEAGWAAGRRLPKEGGIQRYKGLGEMNDHELWETTMDPRSRVLKQVTLDEAADADETFAILMGDDVEQRRSFIQRNATDVRFLDI; encoded by the coding sequence ATGACGACTTCCGAGGCTGCGTCCTCAGGAGGCCTTGATCCGACGGCATCAGGGAGCAAGGACTACGGAGCCTCGGACATCACTGTCCTTGAAGGGCTTGAGGCAGTTCGTAAGCGTCCCGGTATGTACATCGGGTCCACCGGTGAGCGTGGTCTGCACCACCTGGTCTACGAGGTAGTGGACAACTCGGTGGACGAGGCCCTCGCCGGATACTGCGACCACATTGAGGTCACTCTCCTGGCCGACGGCGGTGTACGCGTGACGGACAACGGGCGAGGTATCCCCGTAGACAACCACCCTACTGAGCAGCGGCCGACCGTGGAGGTCGTCATGACGATACTCCATGCCGGAGGAAAGTTCGGTGGTGGTGGCTACGCGGTGTCTGGCGGCCTTCACGGGGTGGGGATCTCCGTGGTCAATGCTTTGTCCACCCATGTAGAGACGGAGGTTCGTCGGCAGGGGTACGTGTGGCGCATGTCCTTTGCTGAGGGCGGAAAGCCGGTGACCGACCTTGTGCGGGGAGCACCTACGCAGGACACGGGGACGACTCAGACCTTCTACCCTGATCCTGCTGTCTTCGAGACGGTCAGCTTTGACTATGAGACCCTGCGCCGACGGTTTCAGCAGATGGCCTTCCTCAACAGGGGCCTGCGTATTACGTTGACGGACGAGCGCGCCGGCGTGCAGGACTCCGGGGACGAGATAACCGGGGACGAGGCCGGGCCTGCTGACGACCCGGTTGTGGGACACCGTGGCGTCAGCTACTGCTACGAGCACGGCCTGCGAGACTACGTCGCCTTTCTCAACACCTCTAAGAAGACGGACCTGATCCACCCTGAGATCATCGCCTTTGAGGCTGAGCAGGTTGCAGAGGACGGACGGTCTATCAGCCTAGAGATCGCTATGCAGTGGACCAGCGCTTACTCGGAGTCCGTGCACACCTATGCCAACACCATCAACACGACGGAGGGCGGTACCCACGAGGAAGGCTTCCGCACGGCGCTGACGACCCTGGTCAACAAGTACGCCCGTGAAAGGGGGCTGCTCAAGGACAAGGAGGACAACCTCACTGGCGACGACGTCCGTGAGGGACTGACTGCAGTTATCTCGGTCAAGCTCTCAGAGCCACAGTTCGAGGGGCAGACCAAGACCAAGCTCGGTAACACTGAAGCCCGTACCTTTGTTCAGCAGACAGTCTATGCCCAGCTCGGTGACTGGCTTGACTCCCACCCGGCTGATGCCAAGGCTGTGGTGGCCAAGGCTATTCAGGCCGCTACCGCGCGACTGGCTGCTCGTAAGGCACGGGAGGCCACTCGGCGTAAGGGGGTCCTTGAGTCCGCCTCCATGCCGGGCAAGCTGCGTGACTGCTCCTCCCGCGTGGCTGAGGAGTGCGAGATCTTCATCGTCGAGGGCGACTCTGCCGGGGGGTCCGCCGTGGGCGGGCGCGACCCGGAGCACCAGGCGATCATGCCGATTCGGGGAAAGATCCTCAACGTGGAAAAGGCCAGGCTGGACAGGGCACTGTCGTCGGAGACGATCCGTAGCCTCATCACAGCCTTCGGCACAGGTATTGGTGAGGACTTCGACATCTCCCGGCTGCGCTATGGCAAGATTGTCATCATGGCTGACGCCGACGTCGACGGACAGCACATCGCCACGCTCTTGCTGACACTCCTGTTCCGGTACATGAGACCTCTCATCGAGCACGGGCACGCCTATATCGCCATGCCCCCTCTGTACCGGCTCAAGTGGGTTGGTGCTGATCACGAGTTCGCCTACTCGGACGCCGAGCGTGACCAGCTTCTTGAGGCTGGGTGGGCAGCCGGTCGGCGTCTGCCCAAGGAGGGCGGTATCCAGCGCTACAAGGGTCTGGGTGAGATGAACGACCATGAGCTGTGGGAGACAACGATGGACCCAAGGAGCCGGGTCCTCAAGCAGGTCACCCTCGACGAGGCGGCTGACGCTGACGAGACCTTTGCCATCCTCATGGGCGACGACGTCGAGCAGCGTCGCTCCTTTATCCAGCGCAACGCGACAGATGTGCGCTTCCTTGACATCTGA
- a CDS encoding DUF1345 domain-containing protein, translated as MATARSWRRYLLLAWDMVVTVTLIVLSALFLTVSSSTPNIFLAWQVVAVVFIVSSFAIPRTEYWMGRRWRPGWACLLPVLAGLVGVQSAVWALIFRSFTDYNLASVVVIGLSATGVLLSWLLVHIGFAEIYALIDRRGGTPDFAFPGEEDHTSLKYIYLSVTIGTSFAVSDVTALTRRARTAVVLHSVISFVYNALVVAVAFQVLQSLVADA; from the coding sequence GTGGCTACCGCACGATCCTGGCGCAGATATCTTCTCCTCGCTTGGGACATGGTAGTCACTGTGACCCTCATAGTTCTTAGCGCTCTTTTTCTGACAGTCTCCTCGTCAACCCCTAACATTTTTCTGGCCTGGCAGGTAGTTGCTGTCGTGTTTATTGTCTCCTCCTTCGCCATTCCCAGGACGGAGTACTGGATGGGACGACGATGGCGCCCAGGGTGGGCTTGCCTGCTTCCTGTGCTTGCCGGTCTGGTCGGGGTGCAGTCTGCCGTGTGGGCACTCATTTTCCGGTCCTTCACCGACTACAACCTGGCATCAGTTGTTGTCATCGGGCTGTCTGCTACCGGAGTCCTGCTGTCCTGGCTACTGGTTCATATCGGCTTTGCTGAGATCTACGCGCTCATCGACCGTCGGGGTGGAACCCCAGACTTCGCCTTCCCTGGCGAGGAGGACCACACCAGCCTCAAGTACATCTACTTATCGGTGACTATCGGAACGTCATTCGCGGTAAGTGACGTGACTGCCCTGACCCGTCGAGCGCGTACGGCGGTCGTCCTCCACTCGGTCATCTCCTTTGTCTACAACGCCCTCGTGGTTGCGGTAGCCTTCCAGGTTCTGCAGAGCCTGGTGGCCGACGCTTAG